CCTAGCACATGCTACTAGATTAAGATACTAGGCATAGTACTTCACATTGTgtaatcatcataaccacacttcAAAATTCATAACTGGCCTTCAAGTCCATGATAAACACATATCAAAATTGACATGAAAGTAAAAACCaacaccataagtggatcatatcACATAATGTCATACAAGGCCAATTCAACTATCAATTTTgtagaaaagtaaagaaatatGACAATCTTACCAGTTATTCAagatttgatcatcattgataaataaaaaacaattcacCATTAAgtcataaagaaaaaattaggtCGATTCAATAACACAATCAAAATCACAATTTATAAACATCTCAACAAGATGACATTACCCATATTATAGACTAAATTAAGAACATAGAAGGATCATTgttcatcatgaaatttgaaaaaaaatcaacataaatagTATATAATCATCAAACCATCATAATCATtctttgaaaacaattttttagaaTGAACCcttggctagattgaaagatggACAATTTAATCATGATatctctttgaaaacattgataGGAACTCCTTAAATTAATGGAAAACTAAGGATAATGATCACCATACCTAATTACATGATAAATCAACGAAAACATGATGAATAATCCATGGAAATCGGATCCCTAATCTTGACCTTGATCTTCATTTTCAATGGTGGTTTTtagagaggttttgttttgagagagaaggtgaaatttgaaaaatgaattggGAATTGGGTTTCATGTTTTTAACTAACTGAATATAcccaaaaatagataaattaacTTAATAGGGTCTatttaggacgtggggtgaatttcccattcaccccttagcATGGCAGTGTGCATGATGCACTTGCAGGCTTCACATCGATGGTCAGACTGTCAAACTATCGTCTGAATGGTGGGGCTGTACTGTCCTTCCTAGATGGTGAATGAGAATACAATTTGGGGGATTAACATCGCACGGATATGTGTTGATCTAAGCTCCCATCGATGGGGCGTCACCTAGAGTATGGTCCGTCGTTTGCTTGGCGTAGATGGGTACTACCAAGGCAATGTCTAGGCAACctttgggtccttctcaaggatcCTTTGGGTGGTTCTTGGGGAGTCCTGCCATGATGTTACAAAAGTAAATGCAATCATATACTAGTTAAGGACCTTACATATGAATTTGAGCATCAAACAACAAGTAAAACATATcaaggcacactagaacactCTAGCACGTCTCAATGATAACTTTCGAATGTCATTGGACAttcttagacgtttgacctccaaattaCATTAAATCAAGTATGCATACtgtaaaacacttaattaacatattaataacctttttaggcacatgtgaggctctagacaccTAAACACATTTTGTGAGACCTTACATTAGTTTACTTGGTTTATGTGGGTTTATAGGGCTTCAcatacacattgcactagtggacaTGGATTGGGGCtatgagtaaggtcttgtgTTTTATTTAAGACATGGACTCTAAACATTAACTGTCGACTATGTCTTTGTTACGATGTTACTCTTGCACACgaatatgaatatgtcttattgttATTGTGACATGGACTCGTATATATTCTTGGAATGTGCATAAAGAATTTTAAAGTGAACTTAGCATGTTTATAGAAAAATGTAGCTTTGTGCATCgttttaaatgttttacttgcatatgtttccatacctAGTACATAtagtttgtactaacccatatcttTTCTATATCTACATAAATGCAGGTTTGGACAATTGAGGTTGTTCAAGGCCATTTCACAAAGAAGCTTGGATTGTTCCTAAGTTGGTGATTCCACAAAACCGAGGACAAAAgcttatgaatatatattttatgttttttgctTATAATGAAATACATGGTTCTAATTTCTCCTATTTCATGGACCATGTTGTATTCCTTTTACAGGAATTCTAATGATTTAAGGGCTAAGTCCCACTTTTGATACTCTTATGTTTcaatgatgtatgctaagggtTTGTCTAAGTATTTTTCAAGGATGAAACGTCGATTATGACTAGAGGGTGCTCTCcgtcgtgacaaacttgatatcagatCATGAGGTTGAATAATCTTAGGAATGATATCTCACAAAACAACGTCTATGTAGAGTCTTTTTCAAAATGTTTAAGTGCGCCActcttatgaatgagaggctatgtgtTGTTTAGGAAATTCTCACTTCTTTGGTATTCTTAAGTCGTGCCTCAAGAGTCCTAACTTTATGTATCCTTTTCTTCTAATGCTTTTCTTGTGTATATAGGCTACGACTACTAGAAAAAAAAGCCTCAACAAGGGTTGAAGAGTAGATTGAAAATGCAGGAGTTCCTCCCCAAGATAACCAATTTACTCCTCAAGATCAAGTTCCTCTAGGGGGCCAAGTTGCGTTGAATCCTCCGTTCACGTCAAATGGAGAAATAAGGGCATCTCTCTTAAACTCAACTCAAGTCATGGCTACTTAAGCTCATGCTATGAAATCTCTAGCAAATTAGGAAGTTTCACCCCATGGGAATCAAAATGCTAGTACCATCAATTTACGTTTTAGCGACTTTACAAGGATAACCCTCCAATGTTCTTTGGTTCTAAGGTAAATGAAGGTCCTCAAGCCTTTCTAGATGAGTTTTATAAGATCTTGTATGCTATAGGTGTGATTTCAAATGAGAATGCCTAATTATcctcttatcaactcaaggatgtggatCAAACTTTgaatactaaataaaaagagaatagGGCTTTGAGAGCGGGTCCTATAAGTTTGGAAGTTTTTAGGAGGACATTTCTTGATAGTTTCTTCCTAAGGGAGAAAAGAGAGGCAAAAGTtgaagagttcatcaacctttgtcaaggaggtatgagtgttcaagaatactctttgaaattcattaagttgtccaaGTATGTCTCTTCTTTGGTGACTAATTcaagggatgaaatgagtcattttgtgacgGGGGTGTCTGATGATCTTGTGTAAAAGTATCGTGTGGCAATGCTTCAGAATGACAGGATTTATCTCGTTTGATGGTGCATGATCAACAAGTTGAGGAGACTAAACTTAAGAGGAAAAAGGTATACCAAGAGAACAAGTCCCTATAATAGAGAAACTTCTAAGGGTATGTTTGAAATGTAAGACAAATCAAAGTTTAAGAAGAGATTCTCCAACCAAGTTCCTTATAATTTCTCCAAGGATAACAacgatagggtgtctaaccctaagtctcAAGGGGGAAAACGGGGTGGTTCACAAAGTTAGAAATTCAATTGTGCCAAATGTAGCAAGAGGCACATGGGTAAATACTTACTAGGAAAGGATAGTTATTTTAGCTGTGGAAAAAGTGGCGACATGGTGAAAAATTGTCCCATGGAAAAAACTCAAGCAAGGGAGAGTAAccaagctcaagcaagttgTCTTAATTCTGATGTTCttaagaagaacaacttttcTGCTCTCAAATCTAGGGGTGATCAAGAGGATTCTCCCAATGTTGTTACCGATATGTTGCaagtatatttaattaatgtttatgcattgctAGATCCTGGTGCCACTTTATCTTTTATAACTCCTTTAGTGGCTATGAAGATTTATGTGATCCCCAATGTCTTTGTTGAACCTTTTTCGGTTTCTAACCCGTGGATGACTTTGTTGTTGCTAAAAGAGTCTATAAGAGTTGTCCCATGTTAATGTCTGATAGAGTTACATTGGTTGActtggtagaacttgatatgttggaATTTGATGTCTTATTGGGGTTTGATTGGTTATGTGCTTGTTTTGCTTCAATCGATTGTAAACAAGGGTAGTCAAATtcaatttcctaatgaacccattttagaATGCAAGTGGGGAAACTCAATCCCTAGAGGTCAAATCATTTCATGTATAAAAGCATTTAATATGATTCCTAATGATATCTCTATCATATTGTGAGGGTCAAGGACCTTGGTTCGAGGATCCTCTTCTAAAGTCGTCCCCGTGGTGAAGGATTTTCGTGAAGTCTTCCCCGATGATTTACTCGGAATTCCtcccaaataaaaaatagattttggCGTAGATTTGATGTTAAATATTACATCCATGTCAAATCCCCCTAACCGGATGGCTCcggctgagttgaaagaattgaaggctCTACTCGAGGAGTTGCTAGACAAGGGTTTTATACAACCAAACATATCTCCATGGGGCGTTCCggtattatttaagaaaaataaatatgggTCTCAcagaatgtgtattgactagcgataattgaacaaggtcactataaagaataagtatcctctccctagaATTGATAATTTGTTTGACCAACTCTAAGGGGtgagttacttttcaaatattaatttgagGTTGGGGTATCACCAACATAGACTTAGAGGCGCTGACATTCCTAAAACGGACTTCCAaacaagatatggtcattataaGTTTCTAGTTATGTTCTTTGGTCTAACTAATGCCCCAACGATTTTATGGACCTTACGAATAAGGGTTTCCGGAATTATCTTGAttcatttgtaattttatttagtgACGATATATTGGTATATTCAAATAGTGAGGTTAAACACGTGGGTTATTTGAGGATAGCAAGTCCTCAAGGAACATCCACTCTTTACTTAATATAATAAGTGTGAATTTTTCCTTAAGATCAGTGGATTTTCTTGGTCGATCTAGTGCGGATATTGAGGTTGATCCGAAGCAGATTTGTTAATGGATTTGAATTTATTGCTTCTCCATTGACTACCTTCAAACCAaagaaagttaagtttgaaTGTACTGAAACTTGTGAGAAAGACTTCCAAaagttgaaagataagcttacctccGCTCTGGTATTGACCTTACCGGATGGTACCAAAGGGTTCATTGTGTAATGTGATGCTTATcgagtaggtttgggttgtgtgCTCATGCACCATGGTAAGGTGATAGGATATGCCTCTAGGAAACTCAAGGTACATTagaaaaactatccaactcatgactttgaattagcggtcgtggtgttttttttgaaaatatggagacactatctatatggagttcaTCCATATGTGCTCACCGATCAtaagtctccaatatgtgttcacccaaaaagCATCAAAAATCTCCGACAAATAACATGGTTAGAgcttttgaaatattataatatgagtgtcctttaccacccTAGAAAAgacaatgtggttgcggatgctttAAGTCGAATGTGAATGGGTAGTGTAACCCATGTTGTTGAGGATAAAAAGAGTTAGTAAAAGATGTTCATAAATTTGCTCGGTAGGATGTTCACTTGTAGATTCTCCAAAAGCCAATTTCATGGTTTATCattgtcacaccccttttttgTGCACAAAGGCGGATAGGGTTTTTCTAATTGAAGGGACGTTACTGATTAAgacattgttttattttttccaaagttgatacttgaaattgagttatggcattccaagtcaccttttgTTTAATCCCTAACCAAAAGAAAATGACCCTTTGTTTGGTCTGCTAACCAGAAATTCGAGTAAGGAATTTTGTTGACCCAGAGGAAGGTATCAGGAATCCCTCAAGTCTCATGGTTCTATCACGGTCGCTTTTATTGActtgtaattaaattatttattactatttggGTATATTATTTTCAGGCTGACTTGCTCACACTTTTATTGTCGGACTTTTATTTGGTCTTAACTCAGATTCATAAATGCATTCTTGGTCCTGACATTTGGAGACATAACTGTCTTCTCCTATCGATTACCTTACAACTAATAATTCCTACTTACatttattgatttaaattaatgaaagattaattattaaaataatttgtccAAGGTGCTTAACTGCATCCTTGAATTTCTTTAagtgtttcaaaaaaaaatatgtaaccACATTCTTAATTGAAACCATGTTGAACATATCTAAATTTGTGTACAAGAATATAGTTTTACAATTTTAAGTATGAGTCAACTGGTGCAAAACCACAACAAATAACAAcaagcaataacaacaacaacaacaacaataatgacgacgacaacaacaacaataacaacaacaacaacaacaacaataataataataataataatcacaataataataataataatagtattaataagtacgatataattttactaatatgaaattatgaagAAACATACTACTGTTAAATACAGTAGAAAAGAGGAATATGATATGCCTAAACAACTACATATAAATAAATGGACAATTCCTAAAAATCCAACCCAAGGTTATATACCAATTGGTTACTTTTGAACAAATGGAATTTAAACATATTGTTAAAACCACCGAAGAAACTATTGTTATCGATTTGGATCATGGTACTTTTAGATTTTTATCTGAAAGTGATTTTGctatttatagagaaaattatAGATTTATTCATATTAGTTTAGTAAAAGTTGATTTTAAGCCCCTCACTCTTACACGCATACCATAAATCTTTATAGAAACCCTGAGATTTGACAGAAATGAGGAttggaaaaaaaatcttatagGGACAATATAAACCCGTTTGGCATATGACCATGTTTATTTTAACGCATATCCTAATTTGCAAATCTCTTAAGTAATGGAAATATACTTTAATATTAAGTATAAAATTGTATGGCTATTATTGTTTTCCTGGTACAAAAGTTATAGGTATTTGTTATAGAATCTACTATTAGCCTTTATACACTTTGAATCCTATGTGTAAAATTAtggattttaaaaatgaaacaatTTTAATAGAAACAAACCTTAGTAAGTCTAATGTTATAATTAGACGTCCTATTAAATGAgatgaaattgattttcttaaagAATGGGTGATCGAAGAAGCAATCTcacccaaaaataatataaatcctGATATTTCGAATATTGAACAAACTCCAGATGGGACAGTGAGAATAAAATTTACTGACCAAAATATATTAACGAGTTATGCTAATAATATAGGTTTTCCTTCAAGAATGTTGAGAACTAACTTATCCTACATATCTCCTGTTGATTATATTGTTGATATGTCTTCTGAAAGCGTCTACTTCATatattagagagagaaaattctaGAATATATACTTCTTAtaagaaagaaggaaagagaGTTGATAATATCAAGATGATTTATGTTATAGTTACCCTTTATATGGACCCTACTTTGTCTGAAATGGACTTTCCAAATGATTTACATGGATAGATCGGAAATTACTGACTCTAGATCGGGATTGATGGTAAGAAAGAAAACTTCAAAAGAATTCCAACCCAAATGGGAATCATTTAGAAAGTTGTTCATCAAAAATTTGGAAATCAATCAACAAACATTCTTTAAAGAAGATTTTTATAGTGATCTTTCTTAAGTAAATAACATTATAGTTTTTGTACCATGGTTTATGACGAAGTATGTTTATAACTATATTTCTATGTTAGAACAGGATTATAAGTTATCTGATGGTACAATTACCAAATCCCTATTACCTCCTCAACAATatttagaaattgaaaaaaatgataagaCCGTATACTTTATTGCATTTGCAGAGTTGTTTGATTAAAATGACACAGCTCTTATTAAATCCAAGCATGCTAAAACTTTATTACGTCAAaacaattacacaaatatttctGTAAACATTCTAGGagaacatattttttctttgcatAATAAAATTAGCCAACTATATGCTGAATTGGAAAAATCTAAGATCCCtgataaaggaaaagaaaaggcTACTCCTACTAGTCAACCCCCTCCAGAAATTAAGgactttaaattattaaagcTTGATAATATTGAGAGATTACTACAAGAAAGATTTCACAGGTTAGACATTAATCCCCTCCAACTAAGTGAACATGATATCACTGATAGGATTTGAGATgagattaataaaatatcatagaAACATGCAAGAAACTCGATTCAAAGGATGTATTACTATCCTATACCGACTCCTCAGGATATTCTCTtggaataacaataatattatgcCTCCAATAGTTTTAGTGGGACAAAAATTTATGCATGGAATATTGATTGGTTTACTAATAGGCAAATTTATACTTTAACTCATAGAGTTCTTATGTATAGTACATTCTATAAggcaaataataattttgaaaaaaacataACCAACATGATTATTGCCGATTTTATAGGTCAATTAAGGGGTTGGTGGGATAATTATCTCTCAGAATCCCAACTTATGGCCATCTTAAATGCCGTTAAGGATGAGAGTGGAATGATTTCAAATATAGTCTACACTTTAGTTTTAACCATTATAGGACATTTTTCTGGAAGATGATCATATAATAGTGAAATCATGAGGACTATGATCCAAAACCTCATATGCAAAACCCTTACTTCCTTTAGACGATACAAGGATATTTTCTATCAAGGGTTATGGAATTACTGGAGAGTAAAACTCTCATTAGAAATCCAAATTTACAGAAGGGCTCCCTGCTTTATTTGCAGAGAGGGTTAGGTAATCTCTTAGAGGAGATCCAGTGAGTATTAGTTATGATGATTATACTTATGGAAAACTTATAAGTGTCTGCACTCAAGAAGGTCTCTTATGTAATGAGATCAAGTTGAATCAACAAATCAAAAGATACCATTTAATTGACAAACAACAATTAGGGGAATTTGGTGAACAATTCACAATTGATATGTCTGAATCCTATAAGAAGTATAATAGATGTAAAacggaaaaaaaattataaagaaaagtcTCAAAGGCAATACAAGAAAAGAAACGATTAGACAAATCAAATAACAAATGTGGAAGAGTAGGTAATTATGAAAGGGATTTCAAGGTAAAGGATAAGATTAAAAGCCTGGATCTAGAGGATAATATTAAGAATTCTTTATATAAAATCCTCCTCAATTCTGTATCGGTCTAAAGTTTCGTTCTTGAAAAATAGCAAGCaaacaataatatttgaatttggatTTATGCGAAGGATACAATCTATATgaaatctttaataaaagatGTAATTCCTATGTTTTTTTCTTCAGGAATGATCTTGATTTGATGGAATACTTGCGGCTCAACACTTAGAGCGAAGACTTCTTTGTATGCGGGAGACTTGCAGATCACCACCGAAGAGCaactatgtatttttgtatgtatgtatttcTCTGTATTTTGGTCAGAAGAAGACCTCTTTATATAGGATTAATTTAGGActttaggggtattttggtctgaGCAATTTTTTACCCTGGGCCTGAAGACCATTAGTTGGGAACATCTTGTCAACTTAATGGACTGGCCGAAGTGATTTGGACTTGATTTAAGTGATACAATTTTGACATAGATAGTAATCCGACTTTATCAGCCAGTAATTTGACTTGGTCAACGTCTGATGATTTAATATTTAACccaaatttaatatgaatttatcaataCAACTTCACTGCCTACAAATTTCTCTTCGAAAAATTCAAGCCATAATAATAGTGACGGAGAGGAATCCTCTACTAGTGAAGACCTAAAACTTCTTCATGAAGAAGACTACATATCCTCATCTGAGGAAGAATGTATGTTTTTCTAGATTGGCCAACCTTGTGATCAAGATTTGTATTCTGAATTCAAGGACTTAGACATCAATGTTATAAGTAATGAAAATTGGGTAGAGATGCTCAGAAAGATTGATGATCCTACATTAAGATCCCAAATTATTGACAAAATTGgtataccaaaaactctactaaTAATACTAGAATTTCTAAAGAAAATACTACTTTTAATAATGCTTATATCTAGGCAGAAGTAAGCAGACAACTAAAACTTAGGTCTCAAACGGATCTCATCCCACTACAATCCAATATTTGGTTGAGGAGATTAATAATCTCAAAAAGAAATATCTTCCctcaataatcataatataattcttGATGAgagaattatttttatagaaagtaaggaaaaaaatcattatGGGAAACATGTCGTAGTTGAAGAAGATCCTTATGGTGTTCCAAAGAGTAATCTTCATGACATCCATAATGAGTCcttttgataataaaatttatttttataaactatCGAACTAATTATATCTCACAAACCGTTagcaaaaattacttttttattgATTACAACTTAAAGAAGGAATTTATTGCTCTTATTGATAGTGGAGACGATTTAAATTGCATTCAAGAAGGATTTGTTCagtcaaaatattttaagaagaCTATACATAGTCTTCGTAATGTGAGTGGTCATaaaatgaatattgaatataaaattcttaaaggatatatgtacaaataatatatgtgtGCTTGAAAGATttgttttcataaaaaaatatttctaacaaAATTATTCTAGGAATGCCTTTTTTGGCATTTATATCCAATAAGTTTATGGCATGAGACCGGAGTTACTGGTActttaaaaggaagaaaaataagaacAGATTTTATACCTCAACCATTTTCAAAATCCGTGCTGAGGTTACAGATATGatctctttaaaaaaataaacaaatttattttcttaaaaataagatTTGTACTCTTACCATTGAAGAGACTttacaaaattctaaaatccAAGGAAAGATTGAGATTTTTCAAGAATCAATTCTCTCTACAAATATGTGGAGGCTACCCAAATGTGTTTTGGGAAACGAAAGACATGTGGTAAGTGTTCCTTATGAAGaagaattttttgaatataatattcTCACTAAAGCAAGACCATGCCAAATGAATTTGgaatattaaatttatgtaaaaaagaGATTGATACTCTTCTTCAAAAGGGTTTAATAAGACCCTCAAAATCTCTATGGTCTTGTACTgctttttatgttaataaacCATTCGAACAAGAGAGAAGAGTACCTAGACTTGTCATGAGTTATAAATCATTGAATAAAGTTTTGAAATGGATTAGATATCctattatcaataaaaaaagatttattagATCGACTCCATGAagttatcatattttaaaattttgatctaAAATCAGGTTGTTgacaaattcaaatttgtgaagaaaaatatgatgatgattatgattaagatgatgatgatgataataataataataataataataataataacaataataataaaaataataataataataataataatgacgacgatgatgacaaTGGCGACGACGATGATAATGACGATGATAataaagatgatgatgatgacaaaGATGATGACTACGATGATGATCACGATGACGATCACGATGACCATGAGGATTGcaatgacgatgacgatgacgatgatgatgacgatgatgatgatgacgacgatgatgatgacaatgacgatgatgatgatgaggaagatgatgatgatgattataataataatgatgacgatgatgattaCGATGATGATTATGACAATGAcaatgatgattatgatgatgatgatgatgatgatgatgaagaagaagaagaagaagaataaaaagaacACATAGTAAAGTGACTGCCTATGCTCCAAGACAACTCAAGGTCTATGaaaaaattatccaacccaCGCTCTTGAATTATCAGCAGTCGTATtttccttgaagatatggagacattacctATATGAGGTGCATGTTGACGTGTTCACCGATCACAAgagttttgaatatttgtttagtCAAAAAGACTTAAATCTCCAACAAAAAAGATGGTTAGAACTTTTAAAGGACTGTGACATGAGTGTCATTTACCACCCTGGAAAATCCAATGTAGTTGTGGATGCCCTACGTTGTATGTCCATGGTGAGTTTGGCCCGCgttgaaaatgagaaaaaagagTTAGTTCGTAATGAACGTAGGTTGGCCCAGCTAGGCGTGTAACAATTGGATTCTACCAAGGGTGGTATCATGGTCCTTCATAGTTCCAAATCATCCTTTGTATTTGATGTGAGGTCTTACAAACACCTTGATCCTATATTGATAGAGTTGAATAATCGGTACTGTAACACCCCATAGATAAAATagatcaaaaataattttttcagaaaaatctgcaagTGCAACTGACGTGACCATAGAAGGATCGTAGCCTAACCCACGTCTGttctgcacaaccgtcgatgggatcagagaCTCCAAAAAACTCAGTCGGGATAAATTAGCTAAGTCTTAATCGGCGGACAGACCTATACTCTTTAGGTCAGACGACGGTCTGTAGTTCGTGACCGTCAATCGAGACCCCCATTCAACCACTCTATGACAAGAGCTACGGATTCCCCCTTCTTCGAGGCTTGTTGGGATGCTCTATTTGTCGAACTTGTAGAGACAAGCCTTGAAGTATTTGTGAAGCAAATGTTTTTTCGTCGTAGTTGAACTTTCACGAGACATTTAAAGCTTCATGAGAAATGACCATGCCGATATGTTAAGGTCAAAATTTACCAGAGTCTTCATGACAATATTGTCTAATTTGTAAGAGGTCATTTGACTTTCGGTTGTttatcaactcattttctactTGAAGTGTTTCAAGCTCTTGAAAATTTATCGCTTGAAATTTCTTCATAGTGTGGTAATTGCATTTGGGTCTTCACTATGAAATGACTGCCAATTGAATGAGTAAGGATTGTGTCCACAAGCTTGACTTGGTGATAGAGATCTTGTGGCTTCGATGCAAATTTTAGGCTTTCACTTGAATAGAATGCAAGGAATTCAAATTCTCATGACATGAGTCTTTTCTCATTCGGGCATATTATTATGTATCTCCTGAGAAAATTTTACCATAATTTGGTTTCTATGGAATTTCCGTAATTTAATTTCCATGGaaaatttccataatttaattcttatgaAAAATTACCATAATttgttttccatggaaaattttcataatttaattcttatgaAAACTAACCATAATTTGGTTTCCATGGAATTTCCATAATTTGATTCCCATGGAAAATTTCCATAATTTGTAGGAAATAAACTTTCCATCTTCATAATTTTCAATGATTTGtattaaaacaatttatttactttgattTCAATAAATACATATGCTCTTACAAGGAATGATTGTCAATTTGAGGCATACAAAACTCAATTTTCGTCACTTTTTTTCAGAACAGCATGCCTGCGGTAGAAAATTCATAACTTGTTGTAGAAATATTGAAATCATAATCCGTTATATATTCCAAAAACTAGACTTAGAGGTCTATGACATATCCAAACTTCAAAACCTAAATTCTTCCGAATCGACAGTAATAGATTTTTGAAGTTTGCTATCAAAtctgtcttcttttttttgtatagCTCCATGTAGTTCGACCAAAACGTCTATATTTTGGTGTAGGAGATTTCGAAGGACGAGGGACTTGTTTCTATAGAAACTAGATATCAAATTCTTCATCAGTTTACTTCTCTACATCTTTACTGAAGAGCCACATATTGGTagataatttgtttttattatctACATGGAAAGACAACATAAAACTCTTAAGTCAATAAGATCATATTCATCATGACAAGCGCGAGAGCATATTCCATGATTTTCATCATGCCAATTTGAAGCTTCGTGCAATTGGCACCGTGATACACACCATTCATCATGACGAACGTGTGACCATATGCCATAATTTTCATCAT
The sequence above is a segment of the Solanum lycopersicum chromosome 10, SLM_r2.1 genome. Coding sequences within it:
- the LOC138338819 gene encoding uncharacterized protein, with the translated sequence MVKNCPMEKTQARESNQAQASCLNSDVLKKNNFSALKSRGDQEDSPNVVTDMLQVYLINVYALLDPDDDDDNNNNNNNNNNNNNKNNNNNNNNDDDDDNGDDDDNDDDNKDDDDDKDDDYDDDHDDDHDDHEDCNDDDDDDDDDDDDDDDDDDDNDDDDDEEDDDDDYNNNDDDDDYDDDYDNDNDDYDDDDDDDDEEEEEEE